From the genome of Streptomyces sp. JH34:
TCGGCCATGACGCGGGCCGAGGCGCCGCCCCCGATGTCGAGGAAGTTGGCCGGGCGGGCCCCGCAGCCGGCGACCACGTCGAGGGTGGACATGACGAGCCCCGCGCCGTTGCCGATGATGCCGACCTCGCCGTCCAGCTTGACGTAGTTGAGCCCTTTGCCGGCGGCCGTCGCCTCCAGCGGGTCCCCGTACGGGTCCGCGGTGTCCGCGTCCCGACGGGACTGCCGGAAGGCCGCGTTGTCGTCCAGGGTCACCTTGCCGTCGAGGGCGAGGATCCGGCCGTCCGTGGTGATCACCAGCGGGTTGACCTCGACGAGCAGGGCGTCCTCCTCGGTGAGCACCCGCCACAGCGCCCGGAGGACGGGTGCGGTCCCGGGCGGCAGCGCGGCCGCTTCGGCGATCCGTGCCGCCACGGCCGCCGTGACGCCCTCGGCCGGGTCGACCGGGATCCGGGCGACCGCCTCCGGGCGGGTGGCGGCGACCTCCTCGATGTCCGTGCCGCCCTCGGCGGAGGCGATGGCGAGGAAGGTCCCGGCTGCCCGGTCCAGGACGAAACTGACGTAGAACTCCTGTCCTATGTCGACGGGCTGGGCGAGCATCACCTTCCGGACCGGGTGGCCCTTGATGTCCATGCCGAGGATCCGGCGTGCGGTGACGACGGCGGCCGCGGGGTCTTCGGCGACCTTCACCCCGCCGGCTTTGCCCCGGCCGCCCACCTTGACCTGCGCCTTGACGACGACACGGCCGCCGAGCCGTGCGGCTGCGGCGTGGGCCGCGGACGGGTCGTCCACCACCTCGGCCTCCGGTACGGCGATGCCGTGGTCCGCGAAGAGTTGCCTTGCCTGGTGCTCGTACAGATCCATAGCCACTCCCGATCGTGCCGATTGTGAAAGTGCCGCACGCCCCCTGGACACCACCCACCGGATGCGGGATAACAAGCTTCATACAGTATTCGTCGACTGTATGCAATGTACCGCGAGAGCGGCGGAACGGCTCCCGCACTCCCCTACGAAGGGACAGGACATCGCCATGCCCGAGGACAGCCAGGACAACCAGAACCTCATCTCCGGTGGGCACTTGGTCGCCAAGGCACTCAAGGCGGAGGGGGTGGAACGCATCTACACCCTCTGTGGCGGCCACATCATCGACATCTACGACGGCTGCGTGGACGAGGGCATCGAGGTCGTCGACGTACGGCACGAACAGGTCGCCGCCCACGCCGCCGACGGCTATGCCCGGATCACCGGGAAGCCCGGGTGTGCCGTCGTCACCGCGGGACCCGGGACGACCGATGCCGTCACCGGGATCGCCAACGCCTTCCGCGCGGAGTCACCGATGCTCCTGATCGGCGGTCAGGGTGCCCACACCCAGCACAAGATGGGCTCGCTCCAAGACCTGCCGCACGTCGACATGATGACGCCCATCACCAAGTTCGCGGCCACCGTGCCGGACACCGCGCGGGCGGCGGACATGGTGTCGATGGCGTTCCGCGAGTGCTACCACGGGGCGCCCGGACCGTCGTTCCTGGAGATCCCGCGCGACGTGCTCGACGCGAAGGTCCCGGCGGCGAAGGCGCGGGTCCCCGAGGAGGGCCGGTACCGCGCGTCCACCCGGGCGGCCGGCGATCCGGCCGACATCGAGAAGCTCGCCGACCTCCTCGTGCACGCGGAGAAGCCGGCCATCCTGCTGGGCAGTCAGGTCTGGACGACGCGCGCCACGGACTCCGCCACCGAACTCGTCCGCACCCTCAACATCCCCGCGTACATGAACGGCGCCGGCCGCGGCACCCTGCCGCCCGGCGATCCGCACCACTTCCAGCTCTCGCGGCGCTACGCGTTCTCCAACGCCGACCTCATCGTGATCGTAGGGACCCCCTTCGACTTCCGGATGGGCTACGGCAAACGGCTCTCCCCGGACGCCACCGTCGTGCAGATCGACCTCGACTACCGCACCGTGGGCAAGAACCGCGACGTCGACCTCGGGATCGTCGGCGACGCGTCGGTCGTCCTGAAGGCCGTCACGGAGGCCGCGAGCGGACGGCTCAACGGCGGATCGGCCCTGCGCAAGGCGTGGCTGGACGAGTTGCGCGCCGCCGAGCAGACGGCGATCGAGAAGCGGCTGCCCCAGCTGAAGTCGGACGCCTCCCCCATCCACCCCTACCGGCTGGTGAGCGAGATCAACGACTTCCTCACCGAGGACTCCGTCTACATAGGGGACGGCGGCGACATCGTCACCTTCTCCGGGCAGGTCGTACAGCCGCGCACCCCCGGCCACTGGATGGACCCGGGACCGCTCGGCACGCTCGGCGTGGGGGTGCCCTTCGTGCTGGCCGCCAAGCAGGCCAGGCCCGACAAGGAGGTGGTCGCGCTGTTCGGCGACGGCGCGTTCTCCCTGACCGGTTGGGACTTCGAGACGCTGGTCCGCTACAACCTGCCTTTCGTCGGGATCGTCGGCAACAACTCCTCGATGAACCAGATCCGATACGGCCAGAAGGCCAAGTACGGCGACGAGCGCGAGCGGATCGGCAACACCCTCGGGGACGTCCACTACGACAAGTTCGCCCAGATGCTCGGTGGTTACGGCGAGGAGGTGCGCGACCCCGCCGACATCGCGCCGGCGCTGCGCAGGGCCCGGGAATCGGGGCTGCCCTCACTCATCAACGTCTGGGTCGACCCGGACGCCTACGCCCCCGGAACGATGAACCAGACCATGTACAAGTAGAGGAGCCGTGGCATGACCAAAGCTCTTGAGGGCGTGCGCGTCCTCGACATGACGCACGTACAGTCCGGTCCCTCCGCCACCCAGCTGCTCGGCTGGCTCGGGGCGGACGTGGTCAAGCTGGAGGCGCCGAGCGGGGACATCACCCGCAAGCAGTTGCGCGATCTGCCCGACGTCGACTCCCTCTACTTCACGATGCTCAACTGCAACAAGCGGAGCATCACCCTCAACACCAAGAGCGAGCGCGGCAAGGAGATCCTCACCGAGCTCATCCGCCGCAGCGACGTGATGGTGGAGAACTTCGGCCCGGGCGCCGTCGACCGCATGGGATTCACCTGGGAACGCATCCAGGAGATCAACCCACGGATCGTCTACGCCTCCATCAAGGGCTTCGGTGAGGGCCCCTACACCAAATTCAAGGCGTACGAGGTGGTCGCGCAGGCCATGGGCGGCTCGATGGCCACCACCGGGTTCGCCGACGGCCCGCCGCTCGCCACCGGGGCGCAGATCGGCGACTCGGGGACCGGGATCCACGCGGTCGCCGGCATCCTCGCCGCCCTGTTCCAGCGCGAGAGCACCGGGCGGGGACAGCGGGTCAACGTGGCGATGCAGCACGCGGTGCTCAACCTCTGCCGGGTCAAACTGCGCGACCAGCAGCGGCTGGAGCACGGGCCGCTCGCCGAGTACCCGAACGCGCAGGACACCACCGGAGCCGACGAGGTGCCGCGCAGCGGCAACGCCAGTGGCGGCGGCCAGCCGGGGTGGGCGGTGAAGTGCGCGCCGGGCGGCCCCAACGACTACGTGTACGTCATCGTGCAGCCCGTCGGCTGGAAGCCCCTGTCCGAGCTGATCGGCCGGCCCGAGCTGGCGGAAGACCCCGAGTGGGCGACACCGGAGTCCCGGCTGCCGAAGCTGGGGAAGATGTTCCAGCTCATCGAGGAGTGGTCGGCGACGCTCCCCAAGTGGGACGTGCTGGAACAGCTCAACGCGCACAACATCCCGTGCGGTCCGATCCTCTCCACCAGGGAGATCGTCGAGGACGAGTCCCTGGCCGCCAACGAGATGGTGGTCCGCGTCGAGCATCCCGAGCGCGGGACCTTCACCACGGTCGGCAGTCCGCTGAAGCTGTCCGACTCCCCCGTCGACATCGTCACCTCCCCGCTCCTCGGTGAGCACAACGCGGAGGTCTACGTGGGCGAACTGGGCCTGGGCGACGAGGAACTGCGGCTGCTGAAGACGAACGGAGTCATCTGAGCATGACCGGAACAGTCGGGACACAGGAGCAGGAAAACGTCAGGGCGCTGCTCGACCGCGTCCGGGGCGAGGGGCGCAGCGCGCTCACCGCCCCGGAGGGGAAGATCGTCGCCGACGCCTACGGGATCACGGTGCCGGGCGAGGGTCTGGCACAGGACGTCGACGAGGCGGTGGCGCTGGCCGACCGGCTCGGCGGGCCCGTCGTCCTCAAGATCGTCTCGCCGGACATCCTGCACAAGACGGATGCGGGCGGCGTCGTGGTCGGGGTGTCGGGTGCGCAGGAGGTACGCGCGGCGTTCTGCACCGTCGTGCGGAACGCGCGGGCCTACGCGGCCGACGCCCGGATCGAGGGTGTGCAGGTGCAGCAACTGGTGCCCCCCGGCCAGGAGGTCATCGTGGGGGCGGTCACGGACCCGACGTTCGGGAAGGTGGTGGCGTTCGGCCTCGGCGGTGTCCTGGTCGAGGTGCTGAAGGACATCACCTTCCGGCTCGCGCCCGTGACGGCGGACGAGGCGCGGTCGATGCTCGACTCGATCGGCGCGGCGGAGATCCTGAAGGGAGTGCGCGGCGCCCCGGCCGTGGACAGGTGGGCGCTGGCGGAGCAGATCCGGCGGGTCTCCCGACTGGTCACGGACTTCCCGGAGATCGCGGAGGTCGACCTCAACCCCGTCATCGCGTCGCCGGACGGTGCGGTCGCCGCCGACATCCGGATCCTGCTGACGACCGAGGAGGTGAAGCCACGGCGCCGGTACAGCCGTGAGGAGATCCTCGTGTCGATGCGCCGGCTGATGGAACCCCGTTCGGTGGCCGTCATCGGGGCCTCCAACGAGCAGGGGAAGATCGGCAATTCGGTGATGCGGAACCTGATCGACGGGGGTTTCGCGGGCGAGATCCATCCGGTGAACCCCAGAGCCGATGACATTCTCGGCCGCAAGGCGTACAAGAGTGTCACCGACGTTCCCGGTGAGGTGGATGTGGCGGTCTTCGCGATCCCCGCCAAGTTCGTCGCCTCGGCACTCCGGGAGGTGGGCCGCAAGGGGATCCCGAACGCCGTGCTCATCCCGTCGGGCTTCGCCGAGACCGGCGAACAGGCCCTGCAGGACGAGATCGTGGCGATCGCGGAGCAGCACGGCGTGCGGCTGCTGGGGCCGAACATCTACGGCTACTACTCGACGTGGCAGGACCTCTGCGCGACGTTCTGCACGCCGTACGACGTCAAGGGCTCCGTGGCGCTGACCTCGCAGTCCGGCGGCATCGGCATGGCGATCCTGGGCTTCGCACGGTCGACGAGGACGGGGGTCTCGGCGATCGTCGGGCTCGGCAACAAGTCCGACATCGACGAGGACGACCTGCTGACCTGGTTCGGCGAGGATCCGAACACCGAGTGCATCGCGATGCACCTGGAGGACCTCAAGGACGGGCGGGCGTTCGTGGAGGCCGCACGGGCCACGGTGCCGAAGAAGCCGGTGGTCGTCCTCAAGGCGGGCCGCACGAGCGCGGGTGCCAGGGCGGCGGGCTCCCACACGGGCGCGCTGGCCGGGGACGACGCCGTCTACGACGACATCCTGCGGCAGGCCGGCGTGATCCGGGCGCCGGGTCTGAACGACATGCTGGAGTACGCGCGTGCGCTGCCCGTGCTGCCGGCCCCGCAGGGCGACAACGTCGTGATCATCACGGGGGCGGGCGGCTCGGGGGTGCTGCTGTCCGACGCGATCGTCGACAACGGGCTGTCCCTGATGGAGATCCCGCCGGACCTCGACACGGCGTTCAAGGCCTTCATCCCGCCGTTCGGGGCGGCCGGGAACCCCATCGACATCACGGGCGGTGAGCCGCCGTCGACGTACGAGGCGACGATCCGGCTGGGGATGGAGGACCCGCGCATCCACGCCCTGGTCCTCGGCTACTGGCACACGATCGTCACCCCGCCGATGGTGTTCGCGGAGCTGACGGCCCGGGTGGTGGAGGAGTTCCGGGCGCGCGGGATCGAGAAGCCCGTGGTGGCGTCGCTGGCGGGAGACACGGAGGTCGAGGAGGCCTGCGCCTACCTGTTCGAGCGGGGCGTCGTCGCGTACCCGTACACCACGGAGCGGCCGGTCGCGGTGCTCGGCGCGAAGTACAGGTGGGCCAGGGCCGCCGGACTGCTGGGTGGTGGCCGATGACCTGATGACGACGGCTCGAACCACGGGGTCTGCGGCGTACCGCTCGGCCGCGGACCCCCGCGCGAAGTGAGAACGGGCAGGGGGCGCTGGCCAGACTTCTTCCACGCAAGGGGTTCGATCGACAATGACGACAACAGACCTCTCCACGTCCGTCCCCTTCAGGGAGGTGACGGACGCCAACGGCCGGACCTACCGGCTCGGCGAGAGCGACATCGACATCATGGGCCGCAAGCGCAGGTGGATGGTCATCCTGCCGTGGGTCGGCATGATGGGCATCAGCTCGGCCGAGTACGCCTTCGCGTCGGCGGAGGACACACTGCACCACGCGCACAACTGGAACAGCGGTCACATCTACTGGATGATGACCGTCTGGGTGTTCTTCCAGGCCGCGGTCGCGATGCCCGCGGGCAGACTGCGGGAGACCGGCAGACTGCCGGCCCGCTGGGCGATGATGCTCGGCGCGACGGGCACCCTCCTCGGCTACCTGTCACTGGCCTACGCGCCGCACGTGATCTTCGCGTACATCGGCTTCAGCGTGTTCTCCGGCATGGGCGCCGGCATGGTGTACGCCACCTGCGTCAACATGGTCGGCAAGTGGTATCCGGAGCGCAAGGGCGGCAAGACGGGCTTCGTCAACGGTGGGTTCGCCTACGGTTCGGTGCCGTTCGTCTTCATCTTCACCGGATTCATGGACATCACCAACTTCAGGTGGGTCCTGGTCTCGGCGGGCCTCTTCCTCGCCGCGCTGGTGGCCTGCGCCGGGTTCTTCTTCCGGGACCCGCCGAAGAACTGGTGGCCCGCCGAGATCGACCCGCTCAACCCGCCGGAGGACCCGCGGGCCCGCCGGGCACTGGAGAAGAACCCGCCGGCCATGAAGCAGTACTCCCCGGGCGAGGCGTGGCGGACCGGCCGTGTGGCACTGATGTGGTGCTGCCTCGCCTGTACGTCCGGCGTGAACATCTTCGGGATCGCGTTCCAGGTCGACATCGGCCAGGACGCGGGCTTCGCGGCGGGCATCGTGGCCACGGCCATGTCACTCAAGGCGATCGTCAACGGCACCGGACGCGGTGTCATCGGCTGGCTCTCCGACCTCTACGGCCGCAAGAAGTGCCTGCTCCACGTCTGCGTCATCCTGGGGCTCGCCCAGTTCGGCATCATCTGGGCGGCCGAGATGAAGAGCCTGCCGCTGTTCCTGTTCTTCTCCGCGGTGTCCGGCTTCGGTGGTGGCGCCATCTTCCCGATGTTCGCCGCGATGACGGCGGACTACTTCGGTGAGAACAACAACGCCACCAACTACGGCATGGTCTACAGCTCGAAGCTCGTCTCCGGGCTCGGGGCGGGGATGGGCTTCCTGGTCGTCGACGCCTGGGGGCTCAACGGCGCCTTCATCCTGGCGGGCAGCATCTCGTTCTTCGCCGGGTTCCTGGCACTGTTCCTCGCGGCACCCGGCCGCGACCGCAAGGGCAACCCACTGGTGAAGGCCGGGGCGGCACCGGTCATCCGGGAGACGGACTGATCGCACGCCCGTGGCACACGCGTGGGGCCCGGTTCCTGGAACCGGGCCCCACGCGTGTGTGCCCCCGGGCGTCAGTCCCCGCAGCGGCTCTCGCGGAGCGAGTGCAGGTGCTCGCTGGACTTGCGGGCGAAGGCGAACGACTCGGCCGGGTTGTCGTGCTCGGTCTGCCAGTGGTGGTAGGTGCGGCCGAATGGGGTCTCCCCTGGTCGAGCGGAGCCGAGACCTTGGGGATGCGTGCGCGCGGTGACCCGGCTCAGGAAGTTCTTGTAGTCGATGTCGCCGTCACCGACGTCCGTCATGTCGTAGCCGTCGCGGGCGGCGTCGTTCCGGGTGCCGTCCTTGACGTGGAAGAGGGGGTAGCGGTCGGGCTGCTTGAGCACGTAGTCGATGGGGTTGAAGGGCGCCGGGGTGCCGTCCACCCGCTTGCCGAAGCGGAACTGGGCGCAGAACGCCCAGTAGATGTCCATCTCCAGGTAGACCAGGTCGGGGTCGGTCTCCGCGAGCAGGACGTCGTAGAGGCGCACCTTCGGCTTGTCGGTCGCGAAGGAGAACTCCTCCGCGTGGTTGTGCTGGTAGAACTTCATGCCGCGCTTGCGGGCCTCGGCGCCGTAGGTGTTGAAGTCCTCGGCGGCCCGCTTCCAGCCGTCGACCGTGGAGCCGTAGCGGAAGGGGCCGGAGGCCGTGCCGATGTGCTTGAGGCCGAGGGCCTGCGCCTCGTCGAGGACCTTGGTGAGGTTCTGCGCGAAGGTGTAGGCGCCCGGGTTGTTGTCGTCGTAGTAGCCGACGTGGCTGCCGATGGGGTTCAGCCCGTGGTCCTTGGCCAGCCTCTTGAGCTGGGCCAGGGTGATGGCGCCGGCCGAGCCCTGGGTGTACCCGGCGAACTCGATCTCGTCGTAGCCGTACTTCTCCAGCTCGGCGAAGACGGGGGCGAAGCCGAGGGTGGAGACCTTGTCGCGGAGGCTGTAGAGCTGGATGCCGAGGCGTCCGGGCGGCAGGACCGCGCGGCCCTTGCCGTGGCCGTTCGCGTGGCCGTGGTCCTTGCCGTGGCCGCTGTCCGGGCTCGTGGCCCGCGCGGCTGCGCCGCTGAGGAGGGTCGCGGCGGTGGCTCCTGCGGCGACGCCCAGGACGTTGCGGCGGCTGAGCCTGCTCGCGAGCTCGGGGTCCTTCGGGGTGCGGCTCATGATCACGAATCTCCCTGTGAACGTGCGGACGGGACGGATTGTCAGTGCAGTCCGGCAAGCTGGAGCAGCAAGGACTTCACTTCGGTGGCCTGGACTCGGCCGGTGAACGCGTGGGGGGTGGAGCAGAGGATGAGCGGACCTTCGTCGTCGCTCGTGGGGAGGCGGCCGTGGCTGCCGCGAACAGGTGAGGGGTCCAGGGGCACGACCGCCATGCGGTAGCGCATCCCGAGCTTCTTGCGGGCCACCGCCGCGGCGGCCCTGACCCGGACGTAGGGGTCCTGGGGGTCCATGAAGAGCTCCACGGGGTCGTAACCCGGTTTGCGGTGGATCTCGACGAGCTGCGCGAAGTCGGGTGCGCGGTCGTCGTCGAGCCAGTAGTAGTACGTGAACCAGGCGTCCTTCTCCGCGACGGCGAC
Proteins encoded in this window:
- the sucC gene encoding ADP-forming succinate--CoA ligase subunit beta, which gives rise to MDLYEHQARQLFADHGIAVPEAEVVDDPSAAHAAAARLGGRVVVKAQVKVGGRGKAGGVKVAEDPAAAVVTARRILGMDIKGHPVRKVMLAQPVDIGQEFYVSFVLDRAAGTFLAIASAEGGTDIEEVAATRPEAVARIPVDPAEGVTAAVAARIAEAAALPPGTAPVLRALWRVLTEEDALLVEVNPLVITTDGRILALDGKVTLDDNAAFRQSRRDADTADPYGDPLEATAAGKGLNYVKLDGEVGIIGNGAGLVMSTLDVVAGCGARPANFLDIGGGASARVMADGLTVILSDPSVKSVFVNVFGGITACDAVADGIVQALDSVHLTKPLVVRLDGNNAARGRAILDGRAHPMVQQVDTMDGAADRAARLALGGH
- a CDS encoding thiamine pyrophosphate-binding protein, translating into MPEDSQDNQNLISGGHLVAKALKAEGVERIYTLCGGHIIDIYDGCVDEGIEVVDVRHEQVAAHAADGYARITGKPGCAVVTAGPGTTDAVTGIANAFRAESPMLLIGGQGAHTQHKMGSLQDLPHVDMMTPITKFAATVPDTARAADMVSMAFRECYHGAPGPSFLEIPRDVLDAKVPAAKARVPEEGRYRASTRAAGDPADIEKLADLLVHAEKPAILLGSQVWTTRATDSATELVRTLNIPAYMNGAGRGTLPPGDPHHFQLSRRYAFSNADLIVIVGTPFDFRMGYGKRLSPDATVVQIDLDYRTVGKNRDVDLGIVGDASVVLKAVTEAASGRLNGGSALRKAWLDELRAAEQTAIEKRLPQLKSDASPIHPYRLVSEINDFLTEDSVYIGDGGDIVTFSGQVVQPRTPGHWMDPGPLGTLGVGVPFVLAAKQARPDKEVVALFGDGAFSLTGWDFETLVRYNLPFVGIVGNNSSMNQIRYGQKAKYGDERERIGNTLGDVHYDKFAQMLGGYGEEVRDPADIAPALRRARESGLPSLINVWVDPDAYAPGTMNQTMYK
- the frc gene encoding formyl-CoA transferase; the protein is MTKALEGVRVLDMTHVQSGPSATQLLGWLGADVVKLEAPSGDITRKQLRDLPDVDSLYFTMLNCNKRSITLNTKSERGKEILTELIRRSDVMVENFGPGAVDRMGFTWERIQEINPRIVYASIKGFGEGPYTKFKAYEVVAQAMGGSMATTGFADGPPLATGAQIGDSGTGIHAVAGILAALFQRESTGRGQRVNVAMQHAVLNLCRVKLRDQQRLEHGPLAEYPNAQDTTGADEVPRSGNASGGGQPGWAVKCAPGGPNDYVYVIVQPVGWKPLSELIGRPELAEDPEWATPESRLPKLGKMFQLIEEWSATLPKWDVLEQLNAHNIPCGPILSTREIVEDESLAANEMVVRVEHPERGTFTTVGSPLKLSDSPVDIVTSPLLGEHNAEVYVGELGLGDEELRLLKTNGVI
- a CDS encoding acetate--CoA ligase family protein, whose translation is MTGTVGTQEQENVRALLDRVRGEGRSALTAPEGKIVADAYGITVPGEGLAQDVDEAVALADRLGGPVVLKIVSPDILHKTDAGGVVVGVSGAQEVRAAFCTVVRNARAYAADARIEGVQVQQLVPPGQEVIVGAVTDPTFGKVVAFGLGGVLVEVLKDITFRLAPVTADEARSMLDSIGAAEILKGVRGAPAVDRWALAEQIRRVSRLVTDFPEIAEVDLNPVIASPDGAVAADIRILLTTEEVKPRRRYSREEILVSMRRLMEPRSVAVIGASNEQGKIGNSVMRNLIDGGFAGEIHPVNPRADDILGRKAYKSVTDVPGEVDVAVFAIPAKFVASALREVGRKGIPNAVLIPSGFAETGEQALQDEIVAIAEQHGVRLLGPNIYGYYSTWQDLCATFCTPYDVKGSVALTSQSGGIGMAILGFARSTRTGVSAIVGLGNKSDIDEDDLLTWFGEDPNTECIAMHLEDLKDGRAFVEAARATVPKKPVVVLKAGRTSAGARAAGSHTGALAGDDAVYDDILRQAGVIRAPGLNDMLEYARALPVLPAPQGDNVVIITGAGGSGVLLSDAIVDNGLSLMEIPPDLDTAFKAFIPPFGAAGNPIDITGGEPPSTYEATIRLGMEDPRIHALVLGYWHTIVTPPMVFAELTARVVEEFRARGIEKPVVASLAGDTEVEEACAYLFERGVVAYPYTTERPVAVLGAKYRWARAAGLLGGGR
- a CDS encoding OFA family MFS transporter, whose product is MTTTDLSTSVPFREVTDANGRTYRLGESDIDIMGRKRRWMVILPWVGMMGISSAEYAFASAEDTLHHAHNWNSGHIYWMMTVWVFFQAAVAMPAGRLRETGRLPARWAMMLGATGTLLGYLSLAYAPHVIFAYIGFSVFSGMGAGMVYATCVNMVGKWYPERKGGKTGFVNGGFAYGSVPFVFIFTGFMDITNFRWVLVSAGLFLAALVACAGFFFRDPPKNWWPAEIDPLNPPEDPRARRALEKNPPAMKQYSPGEAWRTGRVALMWCCLACTSGVNIFGIAFQVDIGQDAGFAAGIVATAMSLKAIVNGTGRGVIGWLSDLYGRKKCLLHVCVILGLAQFGIIWAAEMKSLPLFLFFSAVSGFGGGAIFPMFAAMTADYFGENNNATNYGMVYSSKLVSGLGAGMGFLVVDAWGLNGAFILAGSISFFAGFLALFLAAPGRDRKGNPLVKAGAAPVIRETD
- a CDS encoding sugar phosphate isomerase/epimerase gives rise to the protein MSRTPKDPELASRLSRRNVLGVAAGATAATLLSGAAARATSPDSGHGKDHGHANGHGKGRAVLPPGRLGIQLYSLRDKVSTLGFAPVFAELEKYGYDEIEFAGYTQGSAGAITLAQLKRLAKDHGLNPIGSHVGYYDDNNPGAYTFAQNLTKVLDEAQALGLKHIGTASGPFRYGSTVDGWKRAAEDFNTYGAEARKRGMKFYQHNHAEEFSFATDKPKVRLYDVLLAETDPDLVYLEMDIYWAFCAQFRFGKRVDGTPAPFNPIDYVLKQPDRYPLFHVKDGTRNDAARDGYDMTDVGDGDIDYKNFLSRVTARTHPQGLGSARPGETPFGRTYHHWQTEHDNPAESFAFARKSSEHLHSLRESRCGD